The proteins below are encoded in one region of Roseovarius bejariae:
- the lptC gene encoding LPS export ABC transporter periplasmic protein LptC, protein MLGADNFHSRLVAWMKIILPLLALGLLSTLFLISRTVDPTKNIPITSIDLEQRADDLGATNPSFAGVTNRGDQISVRADQAKPDANDPEHLMARTVVAQLRLTSGTVIDITSNRAEMNQGTLTANLEGAVHVVTTNGYDLTTERLNTRLDRLFAETPGPVQGAAPVGTIEAGRMLLQTNDDSGAAHLLFTDGVKLLYTPQNVKE, encoded by the coding sequence ATGCTGGGGGCCGATAATTTTCATTCGCGACTCGTGGCCTGGATGAAAATCATCCTGCCGCTTTTGGCGCTTGGGCTTTTATCGACCCTGTTTTTGATTTCGCGCACCGTCGACCCGACAAAGAACATACCGATCACCAGTATCGATCTTGAACAGCGGGCCGATGATCTGGGCGCGACGAACCCTTCGTTCGCGGGTGTGACCAACCGCGGCGATCAAATATCGGTACGGGCCGATCAGGCCAAGCCCGATGCAAATGACCCCGAACACCTGATGGCTCGGACCGTCGTTGCACAGTTGAGGCTGACCTCGGGCACGGTGATCGACATCACGTCGAATCGTGCAGAGATGAACCAAGGCACGTTGACCGCGAACCTTGAGGGGGCTGTTCATGTCGTCACGACCAATGGGTACGACCTGACGACCGAGCGTCTCAATACAAGGTTGGATCGCCTTTTCGCTGAAACCCCTGGCCCCGTTCAGGGCGCCGCGCCGGTCGGTACGATTGAGGCAGGGCGTATGTTGCTACAAACCAACGATGATTCCGGCGCGGCACATTTACTTTTCACCGATGGTGTCAAGCTGCTATACACTCCGCAAAACGTTAAGGAATAA
- a CDS encoding heavy metal translocating P-type ATPase has protein sequence MSRHLTLSIQGMTCAGCMGRAERALAAVPGVENVSINLANERAQFDLTENGQLSDAIAALDEAGYPARIETVVLNVESMSCASCVGRVDKALAEVDGVLDVNVNLASETATVRFVDGIASVGDLMAAARESGYPATPAESDTVAEDASDRKTAEARDMFRKTAIAAALTLPVFIIEMGGHVFPAFKDLIHSTIGQQTSWILQFVLVSLVLIGPGRIFYAKGFPALFKGAPDMNSLVAVGTSAAFLYSCIATFLPALLPEGVRAVYFEAAAVIVVLILLGRSLEARAKGRTGAAIRKLMGLQARTARVIRDGKPQDVDIAEITVGETILVRPGERIAVDGEVIEGTAHVDESMITGEPIPVEKSPGDEVTGGTVNGAGSLQFRATRVGRDTTLAQIIRMVEEAQGAKLPIQGLVDKITLWFVPAVLALAVLTVSVWLILGPDPALTLALVAGVSVLIIACPCAMGLATPTSIMVGTGRAAELGVLFRKGDALQQLASVDVVALDKTGTVTEGRPDLTDLELAKGFDRADVLRLVGAVEAQSEHPIAQAITHAAEAEGVILPKVESFESITGYGVRATVSGHDVLVGARRLMEREGIDPAPLSKAEANLSSKGRTALFAAIDGELAALLAVSDPVKPTSAAAIKALHARGLHVAMITGDKESTAKAIADDVGIDQLVADVLPDGKVAALDRLREGERRVAFVGDGINDAPALAHADIGVAIGTGTDVAIESADVVLMSGDLQGIVNAVEVSRQTMRNIKQNLFWAFGYNVALIPVAAGALYPAFDVLLSPMLAAGAMALSSVFVLSNALRLRGMKAASKPKDGAMPQKATVKPAPAE, from the coding sequence ATGTCCCGCCACCTGACCCTGAGTATTCAAGGCATGACCTGTGCCGGCTGCATGGGCCGAGCCGAACGCGCCCTGGCCGCGGTGCCGGGGGTCGAGAATGTCTCGATCAACCTTGCCAACGAGCGGGCACAGTTTGACCTGACCGAGAATGGCCAGTTGTCGGATGCCATCGCGGCCCTCGACGAAGCGGGTTATCCGGCACGTATCGAAACAGTGGTTCTGAATGTCGAATCGATGTCCTGCGCCTCTTGCGTGGGGCGGGTGGACAAGGCCCTTGCCGAGGTTGACGGGGTGTTGGACGTCAACGTCAACCTCGCCTCGGAAACGGCCACGGTACGTTTCGTGGACGGAATCGCATCTGTAGGCGACCTGATGGCGGCGGCGCGTGAATCGGGTTATCCGGCGACACCGGCGGAATCCGACACGGTGGCCGAAGATGCAAGCGACCGTAAAACAGCAGAAGCGCGGGATATGTTTCGCAAGACCGCCATCGCGGCGGCCTTGACCCTGCCTGTGTTCATCATCGAAATGGGTGGTCATGTCTTTCCGGCATTCAAGGATTTGATCCACTCCACCATCGGCCAACAGACCAGTTGGATATTGCAGTTCGTGCTTGTGTCATTGGTTCTGATCGGTCCGGGACGGATCTTTTATGCCAAGGGTTTCCCCGCGCTGTTCAAAGGCGCGCCGGATATGAACAGCCTTGTCGCGGTCGGCACCTCGGCGGCTTTCCTGTACTCTTGTATCGCCACCTTCCTGCCCGCGCTGCTGCCTGAAGGTGTTCGTGCGGTTTATTTCGAGGCCGCGGCGGTGATCGTCGTGCTGATCCTTCTGGGCCGGTCACTTGAGGCCCGGGCCAAGGGGCGCACGGGGGCGGCCATTCGCAAGCTTATGGGCTTGCAGGCGCGAACGGCGCGGGTCATCCGGGATGGAAAACCACAGGATGTGGACATCGCCGAAATCACCGTGGGTGAGACCATTCTCGTCCGCCCCGGCGAACGGATTGCCGTGGACGGCGAGGTGATCGAGGGCACGGCCCACGTTGATGAAAGCATGATCACCGGGGAGCCGATCCCGGTGGAAAAATCCCCCGGCGACGAGGTAACGGGTGGCACGGTGAACGGCGCAGGGAGTCTGCAATTCCGTGCAACACGGGTGGGCCGCGATACCACACTGGCCCAGATCATTCGCATGGTCGAAGAGGCACAGGGCGCGAAACTGCCGATTCAGGGGCTGGTGGACAAGATCACGCTTTGGTTCGTACCTGCGGTGCTGGCACTGGCCGTGCTCACCGTTTCTGTCTGGCTGATCCTGGGGCCCGATCCGGCACTGACGCTGGCGCTTGTGGCTGGAGTTTCGGTACTGATCATCGCCTGTCCCTGTGCCATGGGGTTGGCCACGCCCACCTCGATCATGGTCGGCACGGGGCGCGCGGCGGAACTGGGCGTTCTGTTCCGCAAGGGCGATGCCCTGCAACAGCTAGCGTCGGTGGATGTGGTGGCCTTGGACAAGACCGGGACCGTCACCGAAGGGCGACCCGACCTGACCGATCTGGAACTGGCGAAGGGTTTTGATCGGGCCGATGTGCTGCGCCTTGTGGGCGCGGTCGAGGCGCAATCGGAACACCCCATCGCACAGGCCATAACCCATGCGGCCGAAGCCGAGGGGGTAATCCTGCCCAAGGTCGAAAGCTTTGAGTCCATCACCGGGTATGGTGTGCGCGCCACGGTATCCGGGCACGACGTTCTGGTCGGGGCCCGCCGTCTGATGGAGCGCGAGGGGATTGACCCTGCACCGCTCTCCAAGGCCGAGGCAAATCTATCGTCCAAGGGACGCACCGCGCTATTCGCCGCGATCGACGGGGAACTGGCCGCGCTTCTGGCGGTTTCGGACCCCGTGAAACCCACCAGCGCCGCCGCGATCAAGGCACTGCACGCCCGCGGCCTGCATGTGGCGATGATCACCGGCGACAAGGAAAGCACCGCCAAGGCGATTGCAGATGATGTCGGCATAGACCAACTGGTCGCTGATGTCCTGCCCGATGGGAAGGTTGCAGCCCTTGATCGCCTACGCGAAGGTGAACGGCGCGTGGCTTTCGTAGGCGACGGGATCAACGATGCCCCCGCGCTGGCCCATGCCGATATCGGCGTGGCCATCGGCACGGGAACGGACGTGGCCATCGAAAGTGCCGATGTGGTTCTGATGTCAGGTGACTTGCAGGGCATCGTCAACGCCGTTGAAGTGTCACGCCAGACAATGCGCAACATCAAACAGAACCTGTTTTGGGCCTTTGGCTATAACGTGGCGTTGATTCCCGTGGCCGCAGGGGCGCTATATCCGGCCTTCGATGTGTTGCTGTCGCCGATGCTGGCGGCGGGGGCCATGGCCCTGTCATCGGTATTTGTCCTGTCCAACGCGCTGCGCCTGCGGGGGATGAAAGCGGCAAGCAAGCCGAAGGATGGAGCCATGCCGCAAAAAGCAACGGTCAAACCCGCCCCGGCGGAATAG
- a CDS encoding ABC transporter substrate-binding protein → MKPSWLKSSIAGLALVAAAGAASAEKANDTLRVAFTKELENVDSFFNSSREGVVLQRAIWDGLIYRDPVTNEYTGNLATSWEWIDDTTLELKLREGVTFHNGEPFNADDVVYTVNFVSKEENGVKTQRNVNWMESAEKIDDYTVRINLKDKFPAAIEFLSGPVSMYPDQYYAEVGPSGMGLEPVGTGPYKVVSVVPGQHFVLEKNENYHDSPKGQPEVTNIDIRTIPDVNTQMAELFSGSLDVIWQVPADQAEKLAEMGQFTVKNESTMRVGYLSMDAAGRSGDTPFSDLRVRQAVNHAINRQELVDALLKGKSKVVWTPCFPSQFGCEQDAAQTYEYDPEKAKALLAEAGYPDGFTTELYAYRNREYAEAIISYLNAVGIKTDFKFLQYSALRELNMKGDVPLAFLTWGSFSINDASAMVSQFFKHGSLDDARDDQVLADLNVADSSTDPEQRIEHYAKAIKRITEQAYWAPMFSYNTNYVFTNEVEYTPTADEVLRFTTMSWK, encoded by the coding sequence ATGAAACCATCCTGGTTGAAATCCTCCATCGCTGGCCTTGCGCTGGTGGCCGCGGCGGGTGCTGCTTCGGCCGAAAAGGCCAATGACACGCTGCGCGTGGCATTCACGAAGGAGCTTGAGAATGTCGACAGCTTCTTCAACTCGTCGCGCGAAGGCGTTGTCCTGCAACGCGCCATCTGGGACGGCCTGATTTATCGTGATCCGGTGACCAATGAATATACCGGCAATCTGGCCACATCGTGGGAATGGATTGACGACACCACGCTGGAGCTCAAGCTGCGCGAGGGCGTCACCTTCCACAACGGTGAACCGTTCAACGCCGATGACGTGGTTTATACCGTGAATTTCGTCTCGAAAGAGGAAAACGGCGTCAAGACACAGCGCAACGTGAACTGGATGGAGTCCGCCGAGAAGATCGACGACTATACGGTTCGCATCAACCTGAAAGACAAGTTCCCGGCGGCCATCGAATTCCTGTCCGGCCCGGTGTCGATGTACCCCGATCAGTATTACGCCGAGGTCGGGCCCAGCGGCATGGGCCTTGAGCCCGTAGGGACCGGCCCCTACAAGGTTGTCTCCGTGGTTCCCGGGCAGCACTTTGTGCTTGAGAAAAACGAGAACTACCACGACAGCCCCAAAGGACAGCCCGAAGTCACCAATATCGACATTCGGACAATCCCCGACGTGAACACTCAGATGGCCGAGCTGTTCAGTGGCTCACTTGATGTAATCTGGCAGGTTCCTGCGGATCAGGCCGAGAAACTGGCCGAGATGGGCCAGTTTACGGTAAAGAACGAATCCACGATGCGGGTCGGGTATCTGTCGATGGATGCGGCTGGCCGCTCTGGCGATACGCCGTTCTCGGATCTGCGTGTGCGGCAAGCCGTCAACCACGCGATCAACCGGCAGGAGTTGGTTGATGCGCTTCTGAAAGGGAAATCGAAGGTCGTCTGGACACCGTGTTTCCCCAGTCAGTTCGGCTGTGAGCAAGACGCGGCGCAAACCTATGAGTACGATCCCGAGAAAGCCAAGGCGCTGCTGGCCGAGGCCGGGTATCCCGACGGTTTCACCACCGAGCTTTACGCCTATCGCAACCGCGAGTACGCCGAGGCCATCATCAGCTACCTGAACGCGGTCGGCATCAAGACGGACTTCAAATTCCTTCAGTATTCCGCTTTGCGCGAACTGAATATGAAGGGCGACGTGCCACTGGCATTCCTGACCTGGGGCAGTTTTTCGATCAATGACGCATCGGCCATGGTCAGCCAGTTCTTCAAGCATGGCTCGCTGGACGATGCACGTGACGATCAGGTGCTTGCGGATCTGAACGTGGCTGATAGCTCGACCGACCCCGAACAGCGGATCGAGCACTATGCCAAAGCGATCAAGCGCATCACCGAACAGGCCTACTGGGCACCGATGTTCTCGTACAACACGAACTACGTGTTCACCAACGAGGTCGAGTATACGCCGACGGCCGACGAGGTCCTGCGATTCACGACCATGTCCTGGAAGTGA
- a CDS encoding ribonuclease D, producing the protein MANHLYKNDLPDGLDLGPVVAIDCETMGLNPHRDRLCVIQMSGGDGDAHLVQVEQGQTEAPNLCAMLENPDVLKLFHFGRFDIAAMYNAFGALTAPVYCTKIASKLVRTYTDRHGLKNLLQELLSVDISKQQQSSDWGAPALTTAQLDYAASDVLYLHRLREELDRMLAREGRTDMAQACFDFLPMRAKLDLAGWPEIDIFAH; encoded by the coding sequence ATGGCAAACCACCTATACAAAAACGATCTGCCCGACGGGCTTGACCTTGGGCCTGTCGTGGCAATCGACTGTGAAACCATGGGCCTTAACCCGCATCGTGACCGGCTCTGCGTGATCCAGATGTCGGGTGGGGATGGTGATGCCCATCTGGTTCAGGTGGAGCAAGGCCAGACCGAGGCCCCCAACCTGTGTGCGATGCTGGAAAACCCCGATGTGCTCAAGCTGTTTCACTTTGGCCGGTTCGACATTGCCGCGATGTATAATGCCTTTGGTGCACTCACCGCGCCGGTCTATTGCACCAAGATCGCCAGCAAACTGGTCCGGACTTACACCGACCGGCACGGCCTCAAGAACCTGCTGCAAGAATTGCTGAGCGTGGATATTTCAAAGCAACAGCAATCCTCGGATTGGGGCGCGCCCGCGCTGACCACGGCACAGCTTGATTATGCTGCCTCGGATGTCCTCTACCTGCACCGCCTGCGCGAAGAGCTTGACCGCATGCTGGCCCGTGAAGGCCGCACCGATATGGCGCAGGCCTGTTTTGATTTCCTGCCGATGCGTGCCAAGCTTGACCTTGCAGGTTGGCCCGAGATCGACATTTTCGCGCATTGA
- a CDS encoding ABC transporter permease — MLIFIAKRLGLAIMVAFTVSFISFTLLFLAGDPAAALAGETASGEDIEAIRKLYGFDRPMLVQYFDWLLSAVQGDFGESYYFRLPVSSLIVERLSVTMTLGVCGITFALLTAVPLGVAAAIRPNSLIDRLALFLSVAGQAMPSFWFGLILIVIFAIQLGWLPPSGASSPMHFIMPTIVLGYYAMPAIMRLTRAGMLEVLSSEYIRTARAKGASEGRVLFRHALRNAIIPVVSLAAVQMGFMLGGSIVVESIFALHGAGYLAWESIARNDLPTVQALILVFSMFYIVFTFLADVLNAWLDPRMRSS; from the coding sequence GTGCTCATTTTTATTGCCAAACGACTGGGGCTGGCCATCATGGTGGCCTTCACCGTCTCCTTCATCAGCTTCACGCTTCTCTTTCTGGCAGGCGACCCGGCCGCGGCTTTGGCCGGTGAAACCGCCAGTGGCGAAGACATCGAAGCCATCCGCAAGCTTTACGGCTTTGACCGCCCGATGCTGGTGCAATACTTCGACTGGCTGCTCTCTGCGGTTCAGGGCGACTTTGGCGAAAGTTACTACTTCCGCTTGCCCGTCTCGTCGTTGATCGTCGAGCGCCTCAGCGTGACCATGACGCTGGGTGTCTGCGGTATCACCTTTGCCCTGCTCACGGCGGTGCCGCTTGGTGTTGCCGCCGCGATCCGGCCGAATTCCCTGATCGACCGGCTGGCCCTGTTCCTGTCGGTCGCCGGACAGGCGATGCCCAGCTTCTGGTTCGGCCTGATCCTGATCGTGATTTTTGCCATCCAACTTGGCTGGCTTCCGCCCTCGGGCGCATCATCGCCCATGCATTTCATCATGCCCACCATCGTTCTGGGCTACTATGCCATGCCCGCTATCATGCGCCTGACACGGGCCGGGATGCTTGAGGTTCTGTCGTCCGAGTATATCCGAACGGCACGCGCCAAGGGCGCGTCCGAGGGCAGGGTGCTGTTCCGCCATGCCCTGCGCAATGCCATTATCCCGGTGGTGTCGCTGGCGGCTGTTCAGATGGGTTTCATGCTGGGTGGTTCGATCGTTGTCGAATCGATCTTTGCCCTGCACGGGGCCGGGTATCTGGCATGGGAAAGCATCGCACGGAATGACCTGCCCACGGTGCAGGCGCTGATCCTTGTTTTCTCGATGTTCTACATCGTTTTCACCTTTCTGGCAGACGTGTTGAACGCGTGGCTGGACCCTCGGATGCGGAGTAGCTGA
- a CDS encoding ABC transporter permease, with translation MATTETNDPLLQEITGPTPAQMLRKRIFGHQGLLIGAGVLGVLLVVAIFAPLLAPHDPYAQSLMSRMEPPVFLGGSWEHPLGTDHLGRDYLSRLIYGARVSLMIGAIAALISGVIGTAMGVAAGYFGGRVDMVVTFLINVRLAMPVVLVALAVVAILGGSLQVVIVVLGLLLWDRFAVVMRASTLQVRGREYVAAARAIGASTPRVILSEIMPNIANNLIVVVTLEMAHAILLEAALSFLGLGVQPPTPSWGLMVSEGKNMMLFEPWMVLIPGAVLFLLVLAINLMGDGLRDVTAPENRS, from the coding sequence ATGGCCACGACCGAAACAAATGACCCTCTTTTGCAGGAGATCACCGGCCCGACCCCGGCACAGATGCTGCGCAAACGCATCTTCGGGCATCAGGGCCTTTTGATCGGCGCAGGCGTATTGGGCGTTCTGCTTGTCGTGGCGATCTTCGCGCCGCTTCTGGCGCCACATGATCCCTATGCGCAAAGCCTGATGAGCCGCATGGAACCGCCTGTCTTCCTCGGCGGAAGCTGGGAGCACCCCTTGGGCACCGACCACCTTGGGCGTGATTACCTGTCACGCCTGATCTACGGGGCGCGTGTCTCGTTGATGATCGGGGCCATCGCAGCGCTCATCTCGGGTGTGATCGGCACCGCGATGGGGGTGGCCGCCGGATATTTCGGTGGCCGTGTCGATATGGTGGTGACCTTCCTGATCAACGTGCGGCTGGCCATGCCGGTGGTTCTGGTGGCCCTTGCCGTCGTGGCGATCCTTGGCGGATCGTTGCAGGTGGTGATCGTGGTTCTCGGGCTTCTTTTGTGGGATCGCTTCGCCGTCGTCATGCGCGCCTCGACGCTTCAGGTCCGGGGCCGCGAATACGTCGCCGCCGCCCGGGCCATCGGGGCCTCGACCCCACGGGTGATCCTGTCCGAGATCATGCCCAACATCGCCAACAACCTGATCGTCGTGGTCACGCTGGAGATGGCGCACGCCATCCTGCTGGAGGCAGCCTTGTCCTTCCTGGGCCTGGGCGTTCAGCCACCGACGCCAAGCTGGGGCCTCATGGTCTCGGAAGGCAAGAACATGATGCTGTTTGAACCGTGGATGGTGCTTATCCCCGGGGCGGTGCTGTTCCTGCTGGTGCTGGCGATCAATCTCATGGGGGACGGTCTGCGTGACGTGACCGCCCCGGAAAACCGGAGCTGA
- a CDS encoding ABC transporter ATP-binding protein yields the protein MSKPLLSVRNLTIDIPVGAGTLHAVRGIDFDLNRGETLCIVGESGSGKSLTSLAVMGLLGNNIRRSADQLEFDGTDLINASPRTMRALRGGRMSMIFQEPMTSLNPAYTIGDQLIEALLLHKPVGRKAARARAVELLEKVGITAAESRLSQYPHQLSGGLRQRVMIAMALMCEPELIIADEPTTALDVTIQAQILRLLYDLGREMNMAMILITHDLGVVARVADKVAVMYAGELVETGPAAEVFNTPSHPYTRGLLRCIPLPGKTERGSELGTIPGIVPSLVGDVHGCAFRTRCPYAEGACQGTIPMHGDDSHEFRCIHADGKRHAEEEVPA from the coding sequence ATGAGCAAACCCTTGCTAAGCGTCCGCAATCTTACAATCGACATCCCGGTCGGAGCGGGCACACTGCACGCCGTTCGGGGCATCGACTTTGACCTGAACCGTGGCGAGACCCTTTGTATCGTCGGCGAAAGCGGGTCAGGCAAATCACTGACCTCTCTGGCGGTGATGGGCTTGTTGGGAAACAACATCCGCCGCAGCGCCGATCAACTTGAGTTCGACGGGACCGACCTGATCAATGCCAGCCCGCGCACAATGCGCGCGCTGCGGGGCGGGCGGATGTCGATGATCTTCCAGGAGCCGATGACCTCACTCAATCCGGCGTACACGATCGGGGATCAGTTGATTGAGGCACTTTTGCTGCACAAACCCGTTGGCCGCAAAGCTGCCCGTGCCCGTGCCGTGGAACTGCTGGAGAAGGTCGGGATCACCGCCGCCGAAAGCCGTCTGTCGCAATATCCCCACCAGCTTTCGGGTGGGTTGCGCCAGCGGGTGATGATCGCCATGGCCCTGATGTGTGAACCCGAACTGATCATCGCCGACGAGCCGACCACGGCACTCGACGTGACCATTCAGGCCCAAATCCTGCGGCTGCTGTATGATCTGGGCCGCGAAATGAACATGGCGATGATCCTGATCACCCATGACCTGGGCGTGGTGGCGCGCGTCGCCGACAAGGTCGCGGTGATGTACGCCGGTGAACTGGTCGAGACCGGCCCGGCCGCCGAGGTGTTCAACACACCCTCGCACCCCTACACACGGGGGCTTCTGCGCTGCATTCCCTTGCCCGGCAAGACCGAACGCGGCAGCGAGCTTGGCACGATCCCGGGCATCGTCCCGTCCTTGGTCGGCGATGTGCATGGATGCGCCTTCCGGACCCGGTGCCCCTATGCCGAAGGCGCCTGTCAGGGGACCATCCCGATGCACGGCGATGACAGCCACGAATTCCGCTGCATCCATGCAGACGGCAAACGTCACGCCGAAGAGGAGGTGCCCGCATGA
- the lptA gene encoding lipopolysaccharide transport periplasmic protein LptA, which translates to MAQGAQVAFGNTQQNSNLPVEVTADNLDVNQADGTAIFTGNVLIGQGEMRLSAPRVLVVYNEDQSRIKRLEATGGVTLVSGEDAAEAQQADYNMDNGVIEMQGDVLLVQGPQALTGDRMFVDTRAGTARVSGRVKTILQPSEN; encoded by the coding sequence ATGGCACAAGGGGCGCAAGTGGCCTTCGGAAATACGCAACAGAACTCGAACCTGCCGGTCGAGGTGACAGCGGACAACCTGGACGTCAATCAGGCCGATGGTACGGCTATTTTCACTGGTAACGTCTTGATCGGACAAGGCGAAATGCGCCTCTCCGCCCCGCGCGTCCTTGTCGTTTACAACGAGGACCAAAGCCGTATCAAACGGCTTGAGGCCACGGGTGGCGTGACCTTGGTGAGTGGTGAAGACGCCGCCGAGGCGCAGCAGGCCGATTACAACATGGATAACGGGGTGATCGAAATGCAGGGCGATGTCCTGCTGGTCCAAGGGCCGCAGGCCCTGACCGGGGATCGCATGTTCGTCGATACCCGCGCCGGGACTGCGCGGGTCAGTGGCCGGGTCAAGACCATCCTGCAACCCTCCGAGAATTGA
- a CDS encoding IclR family transcriptional regulator — MEDFNQDGFMMVSLWSVAPLLGQPVDFFLDSCITLRYEQLLYDPLTRSVTKPSTPFRSFWGKLSGNCMKTKQNTLYVASVAKGLRLLQAFDEGHTDLSLGELARRSGLDKSATQRLANTLHIEGMLDKDPDTRRFRPSHAWLQLAYAYYWSDPLVGQAMPKLIDLAQELGETVNLAELSGDHIVYVSRLPCKRTYFAATIIGRRLPALSTSAGRAMLSTFPEDKRNEAIENWPIKKFTASTTTDRNKVRESIEQAVVDGFAISSGQMILNEIGVATPIIGPEGRAYAAVQCSVSAHVWTREKIEREILPKLQDTANAISPSFQSYRASAV, encoded by the coding sequence ATGGAGGATTTCAACCAGGATGGTTTCATGATGGTCTCCCTATGGTCTGTGGCGCCCCTTCTCGGACAGCCAGTGGATTTCTTTCTTGACTCGTGTATTACATTACGATACGAGCAACTTTTATATGATCCATTAACGCGGTCTGTCACAAAACCGTCAACCCCCTTTCGGTCGTTTTGGGGTAAGCTTTCCGGTAATTGCATGAAAACAAAACAGAACACGCTCTATGTTGCTTCGGTTGCCAAGGGGCTGCGGCTCTTGCAGGCCTTCGACGAAGGCCATACCGACCTTTCCCTGGGGGAGTTGGCCCGACGTAGCGGCTTGGACAAAAGCGCGACTCAACGTTTGGCGAATACGCTTCACATCGAAGGTATGCTGGACAAGGACCCGGATACCCGGCGCTTCCGACCCTCTCACGCCTGGTTGCAGCTGGCCTATGCCTATTACTGGTCGGATCCCCTCGTGGGGCAAGCGATGCCCAAGCTGATCGATCTTGCACAGGAATTGGGCGAAACGGTCAACCTTGCCGAACTGTCCGGTGATCATATCGTTTATGTCAGTCGCCTGCCGTGCAAGCGTACATACTTTGCCGCCACGATCATCGGGCGGCGTCTTCCGGCCCTGTCCACGTCCGCAGGGCGCGCAATGTTGTCAACCTTCCCGGAAGACAAGCGAAACGAAGCGATCGAAAATTGGCCGATCAAGAAGTTCACCGCCAGCACGACGACCGATCGCAACAAGGTCCGTGAAAGCATCGAGCAGGCCGTCGTGGATGGTTTCGCCATATCCAGTGGCCAGATGATATTGAACGAAATCGGTGTAGCGACGCCGATCATCGGCCCGGAAGGGCGCGCCTATGCGGCAGTGCAGTGCTCGGTATCTGCACACGTCTGGACGCGTGAAAAGATCGAACGTGAAATACTTCCCAAGCTTCAGGATACGGCGAATGCCATCTCGCCCTCTTTTCAGTCATACCGGGCAAGCGCGGTGTGA
- a CDS encoding DUF2478 domain-containing protein translates to MKLGYVLAKERGATDRLLARLADRCLARGLRLAGVVQTNTACSDSYLCDMDVKVLPDGPVYRISQSLGREARGCRLDPAALEAAVGEVSKTLSSRPDLLIVNKFGKHEADGRGFRDIIAQCLIDGVPVIAGTNSLNLPAFQSFTDNLAEAVPPQDDALLAWAEAAIAEKNRAA, encoded by the coding sequence ATGAAACTGGGATATGTCCTTGCCAAGGAGCGCGGCGCCACTGACCGTCTGTTGGCGCGGCTGGCCGACAGATGCCTTGCCCGTGGCTTGCGTCTGGCCGGTGTGGTGCAGACCAATACCGCCTGTTCCGATTCCTACCTTTGCGACATGGATGTAAAGGTTCTTCCCGATGGCCCGGTCTATCGAATCTCGCAATCATTGGGCCGCGAGGCGCGCGGGTGCCGTCTTGACCCCGCCGCGCTTGAGGCCGCCGTTGGCGAGGTTTCGAAAACCCTGTCGTCGCGGCCCGACCTTTTGATCGTCAACAAGTTCGGCAAGCACGAGGCGGATGGCCGTGGATTTCGCGATATCATCGCTCAGTGCCTTATCGACGGCGTGCCCGTGATCGCTGGCACAAACAGCCTGAACCTGCCTGCGTTTCAGAGCTTTACCGATAACCTGGCCGAGGCCGTCCCCCCACAGGACGACGCCCTGCTGGCTTGGGCCGAGGCTGCCATTGCCGAGAAAAACCGCGCCGCATAA
- the cueR gene encoding Cu(I)-responsive transcriptional regulator, producing MNIGDAAKCASLPAKTIRYYEDIGLIQPDRGLNGYRDFSENDLHKLRFLGQARSLGFSIEDCRSLLELYEDKARASADVKQIAEGHLEKIDAKIAELQGMRQTLAHLVKACAGDNRPDCPILADLATARGGNA from the coding sequence ATGAACATCGGAGATGCGGCCAAGTGCGCCAGCCTGCCAGCCAAAACCATCCGCTACTATGAGGATATCGGCCTGATTCAGCCGGATCGCGGCCTGAATGGATACCGCGATTTTTCCGAGAATGACCTGCACAAACTGCGATTCCTGGGGCAGGCACGATCGCTTGGGTTTTCGATCGAGGATTGCCGCAGCCTATTGGAACTTTACGAGGACAAGGCACGCGCAAGCGCTGACGTGAAACAGATCGCCGAAGGCCACTTGGAGAAAATCGACGCCAAGATCGCGGAACTTCAAGGGATGCGCCAGACATTAGCACATCTGGTCAAGGCCTGTGCAGGCGATAACCGCCCCGACTGTCCAATTCTGGCCGATTTGGCCACGGCGCGAGGCGGCAACGCCTGA